From Balaenoptera acutorostrata chromosome 8, mBalAcu1.1, whole genome shotgun sequence, the proteins below share one genomic window:
- the SCG2 gene encoding secretogranin-2, with translation MAEAKTHWLGAALSLIPLIFLLSEAEAASFQRNQLLQKEPEIKLENVQRFPSPEMIRALEYIEKLRQQAHKEESSLDYNPYQGVSVPLQQKENGDLPESSRDSLSEDEWMKIILEALRQAENEPQSAPKEIKPYTLNSEKNFPMDMPDDYETQQWPERKLKHMRFPPIYEENSRDNPFKRTNEIVEEQYTPQSLATLESVFQELGKLTGPNNQKRERVDEEQKLYTDDEDDIYKANNIAYEDVVGGEDWNPVEEKIESQTQEEVRDSKENIEKNEQINDEMKRSGQLGLQDEDFQKESKDQLSDDVSKVIAYLKRLVNAAGSGRSQNGQNGERATRLFEKPLDSQSIYQLIEISRNLQIPPEDLIDMLKTGEKPNVSVEPEQELEIPFDPEDISEVDLDHPDLFQNKMLSKNGYPKTPGRAVAEALPDGLSVEDILNLLGMENAANQKPPYFPNQYNREKVLSRLPYGPGRSKVNQLPKAVWMPDVENRQMAYENLNDKDQELGEYLAKMLVKYPEIMNSNQVKRVPSQGSSEDDLQEENQIEQALKERLNQHSSQETDKLASVSKRLPVGSPKSDDTPNRQYLDEDLLMKVLEYLNQEKAEKGREHIAKRAMENM, from the coding sequence ATGGCAGAAGCTAAGACTCACTGGCTTGGAGCAGCCCTCTCTCTCATCCCTTTAATTTTCCTCCTCTCTGAGGCCGAAGCAGCTTCATTTCAGAGAAACCAGCTGCTTCAGAAGGAACCAGAAATCAAATTGGAAAACGTCCAAAGGTTTCCCAGTCCTGAAATGATCAGGGCTTTGGAGTACATAGAAAAGCTCCGACAACAAGCTCACAAAGAAGAAAGCAGCCTAGACTACAATCCCTACCAAGGTGTCTCTGTTCCCCTTCAGCAAAAAGAAAATGGTGACTTGCCAGAAAGTTCAAGGGATTCCCTGAGcgaagatgaatggatgaagataaTACTTGAAGCTTTGAGACAGGCTGAAAATGAGCCCCAGTCTGCACCAAAAGAAATCAAGCCCTATACCTTGAATTCAGAAAAGAACTTCCCAATGGACATGCCTGATGATTATGAGACTCAACAGTGGCCGGAGAGAAAGCTCAAGCACATGAGATTCCCTCCTATATATGAAGAGAATTCCAGGGACAACCCCTTTAAACGCACAAATGAAATAGTAGAGGAACAATATACTCCTCAAAGCCTTGCTACGTTGGAATCTGTCTTCCAAGAGCTGGGGAAACTGACGGGACCAAACAACCAGAAGCGTGAGAGGGTTGATGAGGAGCAAAAACTTTACACAGATGATGAAGATGATATCTACAAGGCTAATAACATTGCCTATGAAGACGTGGTTGGGGGAGAAGATTGGAACCCAgtagaggaaaaaatagagagTCAAACTCAGGAAGAGGTAAGAGACAGCaaagagaatatagaaaaaaatgaacaaatcaatGATGAAATGAAGCGTTCAGGGCAGCTGGGCCTCCAGGATGAAGATTTCCAGAAAGAGAGTAAAGACCAACTCTCAGATGATGTCTCCAAAGTAATTGCCTATCTGAAAAGGTTAGTGAATGCTGCGGGAAGTGGGAGGTCACAGAATGGGCAAAACGGGGAAAGAGCAACCAGGCTTTTTGAGAAACCACTTGATTCTCAATCTATTTATCAGCTGATTGAAATCTCAAGGAATTTACAAATACCCCCTGAAGACTTAATTGACATGCTCAAAACTGGAGAGAAGCCAAATGTATCAGTGGAACCAGAGCAGGAGCTTGAAATTCCCTTTGACCCTGAAGACATCTCAGAGGTTGACTTAGACCATCCAGATCTGTTCCAAAATAAGATGCTCTCCAAGAATGGCTACCCCAAAACACCTGGTCGTGCTGTGGCAGAGGCTCTACCAGATGGGCTGAGTGTTGAggacattttaaatcttttaggGATGGAAAATGCAGCAAATCAAAAGCCTCCATATTTTCCCAATCAGTATAACCGAGAGAAGGTTCTGTCAAGACTCCCCTATGGTCCTGGAAGGTCTAAAGTGAACCAACTTCCCAAAGCTGTCTGGATGCCAGATGTTGAAAACAGACAAATGGCATATGAAAACCTGAATGACAAGGATCAAGAATTAGGAGAGTACTTGGCCAAGATGCTAGTTAAATACCCTGAGATCATGAATTCAAACCAAGTGAAGCGAGTTCCCAGTCAAGGCTCATCTGAAGATGATCTACAGGAAGAGAACCAAATCGAGCAGGCCCTCAAAGAACGTTTGAATCAACACAGCTCTCAGGAGACTGACAAACTGGCCTCGGTAAGCAAAAGGCTCCCTGTGGGGTCCCCGAAGAGTGACGATACCCCCAACAGACAGTACTTGGATGAAGATCTGTTAATGAAAGTGCTGGAATACCTCAACcaagaaaaggcagaaaagggaagggagcatATTGCTAAGAGAGCAATGGAAAATATGTAA